The Oikeobacillus pervagus DNA window ATTTTTAAAAAACATTGTCAAGCAACATATTTAATAGATATTAAATACAATACAGCCAACAATTAGCGCTTATTTTTCTGGTGCGAAAGTTGAGTTATTAACATTGGTTAACATTAATGGAGGTCTCAATAATGAATAGGCAACATGATCGTTTAAAAATGATGCTTGTAACGGCGTTATTTGCCGCTATTATAGGAATATTAGCACAAGTAACCATTCCACTTCCTCTAGTTCCGATTACTGGACAAACTCTTGCTGTCGGATTAGCTGCAACAATATTAGGATCTCGATATGGAACATTATCCGCCTTTCTTTATATGTTGTTAGGAGCAGTAGGATTACCGGTATTTGCTTCTATGAGTGGCGGAATGGGAGTCATCGTTGGTCCGACAGGTGGATATATTGTAAGTTTCATCTTTTCTGCTTTTGTGATTGGCTATTATTTAGAAAAAACATCTTTTACTATTCCACAAGCTTTTATCGCAAATATCATTGGAATGTTTGTAAATTTAGCAATCGGTACGGTTTGGTTAAAATATTTAGCAGAATTATCTTGGACTGGTGCTTTTGCATCTGGATTTCTTCCTTTTATTATTGGAGGAATCATTAAAGCCTTACTAGCCGCATGGGTAGGAATTATTGTTCGTCAAAGACTTATATCCGCAAAATTATTAAAAACATCAGAGAAAATTTCAGCCTAATGAACAAATACGCAAGTGCCACAGTTCTTGCGTACGGATTTCGTAGTTTTCGACTGAGATAAAGGAAACACGGCGAGGTACTTCTCGAGCTGATGTTGATTTATCGGAGGGAGAAACAGAGAAAATTCTAAAAATTTTATCGTTTCCTACACATCAAGAAAGAACCATTGATCCTTACCGATTAATGGTTTTTTTATTTTAGGATGCCTAAATAATCAACATATATCATCCCTCTTCATAATAAATGTTAGTAAGATACTTAAAAAACATCTCATCCCTTTTAGAATCTGGGAAAAGGAGGGAATATGTTGAAGAAAAGAAATACGGCAGCTTTTACTTTTTTAGCTTGGATCTCATTTGTTGCGGCTTGTTTAGCTATGTATATCGGAATTTACTTTTTGAACGAACCACTCGTTGTGAAAGGGTATTATGCAGTAACAGCGGCTTTTTTAATTATGTCGTCCTTTGTACTACAAAAGGTTGTTCGTGATAATTACGAAGATGAAGAAAAAACGAAACAAATTGGAAAAGATTAAGATCGCACTTTTTGTCTTCATTTGAAAAGGCTACAAGCTTGAAAAAGCTTGTAGCCTTGTTCTTATACTTCTTTTTGGTTTGGGATTTGGCATCCGTCATCCGTACAAACGGCACCAGCCCCACTTTCATTAGACAAGGTTTCGATTGTTGAGACGGTATTCTCTTCTTTCCATACTTTTTGTAGTGCTTTTTCGAATATTTCTGTCGGTTGTGCTCCAGAAACAGCATACTTTTGATTAAGTACAAAAAACGGGACACCTTGAACCCCTATTTTTCTTGCCATTTCTTCATCAGCACGAACCGCTTCTGAGTACTGATCACTTTCAAGAACACGTATCACTTCATCATAGTCAAATCCTAACTCAACCGCCAATTGAGCTAATTCTTCATCATTTCCAAGGTGCTTTGAGTCGGTAAAATAGGCTCTCAATAAACGTTCAGTCATTTCTTTCCCTTTTTCTTCAGCAAATTTGACTAGTCGATGAGCATGAAATGTATTTGTCGGTTTCATCGTATCAAAATGGTACTCGAGTCCAACTGATGCAGCTTGTTTCCCAATATCTTCATTCATTTTCGTAGCTTTTTCTAGACTAATGCCGTACTTCGAAGCAAGGATTTGATGAATTGACTCCTGATAATCCTTCTTAGCATTTGGATCAAGTTCATAGCTTCGATAAACAACTTCTACTTTACTTTTTTGGGGGAAGTTTTCTAACGCCTTTTCAAGACGACGTTTCCCTATATAGCAAAAAGGACAGACAAAATCAGACCATACTTCTATTTTCATTTTCACACCCCATTTTTTCATCATCTTGGTGATTGTAACATACTCCTGGGGGAATATAAAATAAATGCACCTTTGTTTTGATTAGCACGATGTGAACCTTACAAATAGTTGGTCTTACAGGCAGAAATCAAATCCATTCGCCATTCTATTAATTTTTTAATAAATGATAAATTACTTCTTCATCCGTCAGTTGGGAACCTTCATAATATAGCTTTTCCCTTGCTTCATCGATGGTCCCCTCGAACACTAATCTACCATTTTTTAATACCCCTAAACGATTACATAAATATAAAATTTCACTCAAATCGTGAGTCGTATAGACAATCGTTTTTCCTTCTTCCGCCAATTGTTTCAAATATTGATTAATTTCCATTTTGGATTGAAGATCGATTCCGACAGTTGGTTCATCCATTAAAAGAATCTCCGGTTGATGAATTAAAGCTGTCGCAATATTCAACTTTCTCTTCATCCCTCCAGATAAATGGGCTACTTTTTCTGTCCATTTATTAGCTAAATGAAATCTTTCACAAATGTCATATAAATACTCATTCGAAACTTGCGACTGATTAAACTTGCTCCAAAACACCATATTTTCTTTCACAGTTGCTTCATCAAGAAGGGCTATTTCTTGTGGAACATATCCAATCAATGGGCGGATTTTCTTATGAAGGGATAAATCAAATTCTTTTATCGTAATCGTTCCTGATGACGGCTTTGAAATCGTCGCAAGGATAGATAATAATGTAGATTTTCCCGCCCCATTCGGACCTAATAATCCAAAGATTTCTCCTTTAGGAATTTCCATCGAAACTTCTTTCAAAGAATGGTTCCTACC harbors:
- a CDS encoding biotin transporter BioY; amino-acid sequence: MNRQHDRLKMMLVTALFAAIIGILAQVTIPLPLVPITGQTLAVGLAATILGSRYGTLSAFLYMLLGAVGLPVFASMSGGMGVIVGPTGGYIVSFIFSAFVIGYYLEKTSFTIPQAFIANIIGMFVNLAIGTVWLKYLAELSWTGAFASGFLPFIIGGIIKALLAAWVGIIVRQRLISAKLLKTSEKISA
- a CDS encoding YiaA/YiaB family inner membrane protein — encoded protein: MKKRNTAAFTFLAWISFVAACLAMYIGIYFLNEPLVVKGYYAVTAAFLIMSSFVLQKVVRDNYEDEEKTKQIGKD
- a CDS encoding DsbA family oxidoreductase, giving the protein MKIEVWSDFVCPFCYIGKRRLEKALENFPQKSKVEVVYRSYELDPNAKKDYQESIHQILASKYGISLEKATKMNEDIGKQAASVGLEYHFDTMKPTNTFHAHRLVKFAEEKGKEMTERLLRAYFTDSKHLGNDEELAQLAVELGFDYDEVIRVLESDQYSEAVRADEEMARKIGVQGVPFFVLNQKYAVSGAQPTEIFEKALQKVWKEENTVSTIETLSNESGAGAVCTDDGCQIPNQKEV
- a CDS encoding ABC transporter ATP-binding protein, translated to MISIQKVSKNYGRNHSLKEVSMEIPKGEIFGLLGPNGAGKSTLLSILATISKPSSGTITIKEFDLSLHKKIRPLIGYVPQEIALLDEATVKENMVFWSKFNQSQVSNEYLYDICERFHLANKWTEKVAHLSGGMKRKLNIATALIHQPEILLMDEPTVGIDLQSKMEINQYLKQLAEEGKTIVYTTHDLSEILYLCNRLGVLKNGRLVFEGTIDEAREKLYYEGSQLTDEEVIYHLLKN